The Beijerinckiaceae bacterium RH AL1 genome has a segment encoding these proteins:
- a CDS encoding putative Pilus assembly protein PilZ (ID:RHAL1_03663;~source:Prodigal:2.6), which translates to MRSMVSSDPASGTDKMELFTGDWRAYPRLQVDLVGICSVAGRPDVSCLARDLSVRGMSLLCDDRAATLDTEVVVSLPQVGLLRGRVARVFPGGFAMTLAEGRAQRERVSNFLTWLGERETDGGLEDRAHARIVPLRRMVSLGAAGETSMARIVDVSRSGVALTSTASVQVGDEVVVGSKAAVVVRMLEGGFAARFAEPLGPDFDASIIL; encoded by the coding sequence TTGAGAAGCATGGTGTCGTCTGACCCGGCGTCGGGCACGGATAAGATGGAGCTGTTTACGGGAGATTGGCGGGCGTACCCGCGCCTGCAGGTCGACCTCGTCGGCATCTGTTCCGTCGCCGGACGGCCCGACGTGTCGTGCCTCGCGCGCGACTTGTCGGTCCGCGGCATGTCCCTGCTCTGCGACGACCGCGCGGCGACCCTCGACACCGAGGTGGTCGTCTCCCTGCCGCAGGTCGGGCTCCTGCGCGGGCGGGTGGCTCGCGTCTTCCCCGGCGGCTTTGCGATGACCCTCGCCGAGGGACGCGCTCAGCGCGAGCGGGTCAGCAACTTCCTGACGTGGCTCGGCGAGCGCGAGACCGATGGCGGCCTCGAGGACCGCGCGCACGCGCGGATCGTGCCGCTTCGGCGCATGGTGTCGCTCGGCGCAGCCGGCGAGACCTCGATGGCGCGGATCGTCGACGTGTCGCGCTCCGGCGTCGCACTGACCTCGACGGCCAGCGTGCAGGTCGGCGACGAGGTCGTGGTCGGGAGCAAGGCGGCCGTCGTGGTGCGAATGCTCGAGGGCGGCTTCGCGGCGCGGTTCGCCGAGCCACTCGGGCCCGACTTCGACGCCTCGATCATTCTGTAA
- the lutB gene encoding Lactate utilization protein B (ID:RHAL1_03657;~source:Prodigal:2.6) — MSTADSERGQDGRRLQHAEGASHRIEADQRERQVKVAPVRQGRRIDHAEAAKRFIAAPEHLKFHDDRLWDMRKKRDAQAHAMPEWEELRGLASRIKEHTLTHLDLYLEQFEAAAKANGVTVHWAADGAEHNRIVLGLLRDHGARTLIKSKSMLTEECGMREHLVENGIEITETDLGERIQQLDSEAPSHIVVPSVHKLRRDVAEVFARTLGTDPTNDDAHYLAESQRQTTRPRILEADAGLTGCNFAVAETGSVVTCTNEGNADLSANTPNLHIASVGIEKLIPRVSDLAVFIRLLSRSALGSPITQYTSHFKAPRKGAEMHIVLVDNGRSARLGMEKFWTSLKCIRCGACMNTCPVYRRSGGLSYGFTYAGPIGLVIDPTFDKHRFSNLPFASTLNGSCTNVCPTKINLHEQIYAWREVMAKEHEVPFAKKAAMAAAGAVLANPKLYRAAITMADGALANLPRFATYSKVNAWGRGRENPAPPRESFHDWWAKNRQGKER, encoded by the coding sequence ATGAGCACGGCCGATTCCGAACGCGGCCAGGACGGCCGCCGCCTGCAACACGCCGAAGGCGCCTCGCACCGGATCGAGGCCGACCAGCGCGAGCGACAGGTGAAGGTCGCACCGGTGCGCCAGGGGCGGCGCATCGACCACGCCGAGGCGGCGAAGCGTTTCATCGCGGCGCCCGAGCACCTCAAGTTCCACGACGACCGGCTGTGGGACATGCGCAAGAAGCGTGACGCGCAGGCGCATGCGATGCCGGAATGGGAGGAGCTGCGTGGGCTCGCCTCACGGATCAAGGAGCACACCCTCACCCACCTCGACTTGTACCTCGAGCAGTTCGAGGCGGCGGCGAAGGCCAACGGCGTGACCGTGCACTGGGCCGCCGACGGCGCCGAGCACAACCGCATCGTGCTCGGCCTGCTGCGCGATCACGGCGCCAGGACGCTGATCAAGTCGAAGTCGATGCTGACCGAGGAATGCGGGATGCGCGAGCATCTCGTCGAGAACGGCATCGAGATCACGGAGACCGACCTCGGCGAGCGCATCCAGCAGCTCGACAGCGAGGCACCGAGCCACATCGTCGTGCCCTCCGTGCACAAGCTCAGGCGCGACGTCGCCGAGGTGTTTGCCCGCACGCTCGGCACCGATCCCACGAACGACGATGCGCATTACCTCGCCGAGAGCCAGCGGCAGACGACACGCCCGCGCATTCTCGAGGCCGACGCCGGGCTCACCGGCTGCAATTTCGCGGTGGCCGAGACTGGCTCCGTCGTCACGTGCACGAACGAGGGCAACGCCGACCTCTCCGCCAACACGCCGAACCTGCACATCGCGTCGGTCGGCATCGAGAAGCTGATCCCCCGCGTCTCCGACCTTGCGGTGTTCATCCGGCTTCTGTCGCGCAGCGCGCTCGGCTCGCCGATCACGCAGTACACCTCGCACTTCAAGGCGCCGCGCAAGGGCGCCGAGATGCACATCGTGCTGGTCGACAACGGACGCTCGGCGCGGCTCGGCATGGAGAAGTTCTGGACGTCGCTGAAGTGCATCCGCTGCGGCGCCTGCATGAACACCTGCCCGGTCTACCGCCGCTCCGGCGGCCTTTCCTACGGCTTCACCTATGCCGGGCCCATCGGGCTCGTCATCGATCCGACCTTCGACAAGCATCGCTTCTCGAACTTGCCGTTCGCCTCGACGCTCAATGGTTCGTGCACCAACGTCTGCCCGACGAAGATCAACCTGCACGAGCAGATCTACGCCTGGCGCGAGGTGATGGCGAAGGAGCACGAGGTGCCGTTCGCCAAGAAGGCGGCGATGGCCGCGGCCGGCGCGGTGCTCGCGAACCCGAAGCTCTACCGCGCCGCGATCACGATGGCCGACGGCGCGCTCGCCAACCTTCCGCGCTTCGCGACCTACAGCAAGGTCAACGCCTGGGGCCGCGGGCGCGAAAATCCCGCGCCGCCGCGCGAGAGCTTCCACGATTGGTGGGCG
- the lutA gene encoding Lactate utilization protein A (ID:RHAL1_03658;~source:Prodigal:2.6), whose protein sequence is MRVALFVPCYIDAFFPEVGVATLELLERLGCEVEYPFDQTCCGQPMANSGCQAEAAATERLFVENFSGYQHIVCPSGSCVNHVRSKFDAIEQTDAVRAVRERTFELVEFLHDVLKVEAFPWARFPHKVGYHNGCGSLRGLGHARPSELNAPFFSKPLDLLRKVEGISFVEPSRPDECCGFGGTFSVFEEAVSVKTGQDKVADHARAGAEVIVSADTSCLMHQKGCAERAGSPMRFLHIAQVLNGVAA, encoded by the coding sequence ATGCGCGTCGCCCTCTTCGTTCCCTGTTACATCGACGCCTTCTTTCCCGAGGTCGGGGTCGCGACCCTCGAGCTGCTCGAGCGCCTGGGCTGCGAGGTCGAGTACCCGTTCGACCAGACCTGCTGCGGCCAGCCGATGGCGAACTCCGGCTGCCAGGCCGAGGCCGCGGCGACAGAGCGGCTCTTCGTCGAGAATTTCTCGGGCTACCAGCACATCGTCTGTCCGTCGGGCAGCTGCGTGAACCACGTGCGCTCGAAGTTCGACGCGATCGAGCAGACGGATGCCGTCCGCGCGGTGCGCGAGCGCACCTTCGAGCTGGTCGAGTTCCTGCACGACGTGCTGAAGGTCGAGGCGTTTCCCTGGGCGCGCTTCCCGCACAAGGTCGGCTACCACAACGGCTGCGGCTCGCTGCGCGGGCTCGGCCACGCGCGGCCCTCCGAGCTCAACGCGCCGTTCTTCTCGAAGCCGCTCGATCTCCTGCGCAAGGTAGAGGGCATCTCCTTTGTCGAGCCGTCGCGCCCCGACGAGTGCTGCGGCTTCGGCGGCACGTTCTCGGTTTTCGAGGAGGCGGTCTCGGTGAAGACCGGCCAGGACAAGGTCGCTGACCATGCAAGGGCCGGCGCCGAGGTCATCGTCTCGGCCGACACCTCCTGCCTGATGCACCAGAAGGGCTGTGCCGAGCGGGCCGGCTCGCCGATGCGCTTCCTGCACATCGCGCAGGTGTTGAACGGGGTGGCGGCATGA
- a CDS encoding hypothetical protein (ID:RHAL1_03662;~conserved protein of unknown function;~source:Prodigal:2.6), which produces MRKLQDFLRQSFGNDGIRVTAARKDPDNADVHLGERTIGSIIVDDEDGDRSFAFDMKIPVERQVLQDYLRRLFENDKLKIMARAKKTDSVELNSGDDFLGVISADDPKGKSYTLQMAILDFDLEDF; this is translated from the coding sequence ATGCGCAAGCTGCAGGATTTCCTGCGCCAGTCGTTTGGCAACGACGGCATTCGCGTCACCGCTGCGCGCAAGGATCCCGACAATGCCGACGTCCATCTCGGCGAGCGCACCATCGGCTCGATAATCGTCGACGACGAGGACGGCGACCGCTCGTTCGCCTTCGACATGAAGATCCCGGTCGAGCGGCAGGTGCTGCAGGACTACCTGCGGCGGCTTTTCGAGAACGACAAGCTCAAGATCATGGCCCGCGCCAAGAAGACGGACTCGGTCGAGCTCAACTCCGGCGACGATTTCCTCGGCGTCATCTCGGCCGACGATCCGAAAGGCAAGAGCTACACCCTGCAGATGGCGATCCTCGACTTCGATCTCGAGGACTTCTGA
- a CDS encoding hypothetical protein (ID:RHAL1_03665;~conserved exported protein of unknown function;~source:Prodigal:2.6): MTISATTKRTLRYSLAASLLLSCAPAALHAETSEKDAQIRKLESMMLQMQSQIRSLKAAVGETRAENKRTREKVREVASKGYALPPPTMAIPAGATPAFVTADKKLQFGALTITPGGFVAMESAFRTRTEQADIASQYQGIPFGPQAGTNELRFSARQSRAALLVEGAITPSVLAAGYGEFDFLGSGVTSNSNESNSYVPRIRHLYGTLDFADYGVHVLAGQTWSLATLNSKGITPRNEVTPPTIDAQYVPGFVWKRQPQIRLTKDFGQKLWLSLAAEAPQDTYTGCAPGVNGQAIATRNTSQFNVTNRTQATTCDLLGNNNLNGVVPTVGGVAGTSNTTAFSLNHVPDIIGKAAYEAKLADRDVHLEGFGMYRDLYDRVSTVNTVAATPAQPLHTTAAASNFDSTGYGVGGSVIAALLPKKLDFQASVMTGRGIGSYGTAQFTDATFSPNGQASPLKETMLLGGLTAHVTPAIDVYAFGGEEVVQPDYYRTTGNGFVAAGTQLPGYAGYGAPTANNTGCFNTIAATTFTNVGCAGNAKRVWQITGGMWDKLYKGSFGEVRVGVQYSYTQRELFAGSGSLAAGNGQAGAFQTPFRGSPHQNENTILTSLRYYPFQ; encoded by the coding sequence GTGACCATTTCGGCCACAACGAAGCGCACGCTGCGCTACAGCCTGGCAGCTTCGTTGCTGCTGTCCTGCGCGCCCGCCGCGCTTCACGCCGAAACGTCCGAGAAGGACGCGCAGATCCGCAAGCTCGAATCGATGATGCTGCAGATGCAGTCGCAGATTCGCTCGCTGAAGGCGGCTGTCGGTGAGACCCGCGCCGAGAACAAGCGCACGCGTGAGAAGGTCCGCGAAGTGGCCTCGAAGGGCTACGCGCTGCCGCCGCCGACGATGGCGATCCCGGCCGGCGCGACCCCGGCTTTCGTCACCGCCGACAAGAAGCTGCAGTTCGGCGCCCTGACCATCACGCCCGGCGGCTTCGTGGCGATGGAAAGTGCGTTCCGCACCCGGACCGAGCAGGCCGATATCGCCTCGCAGTACCAGGGCATCCCGTTCGGCCCGCAGGCCGGCACCAACGAGCTTCGCTTCTCGGCCCGCCAGTCGCGCGCCGCGCTTCTGGTCGAAGGCGCGATCACGCCGAGCGTGCTTGCCGCAGGCTACGGCGAGTTCGACTTCCTCGGCTCGGGTGTCACCTCGAACTCGAACGAGTCGAACTCCTACGTGCCGCGTATTCGTCACCTCTACGGCACGCTCGACTTCGCCGACTACGGCGTGCACGTGCTGGCCGGCCAGACCTGGTCGCTCGCCACGCTCAACTCGAAGGGCATCACGCCGCGCAACGAGGTCACGCCGCCCACGATCGACGCACAGTACGTCCCTGGCTTCGTCTGGAAGCGCCAGCCGCAGATCCGCCTGACCAAGGACTTCGGCCAGAAGCTTTGGCTGTCGCTCGCGGCCGAAGCGCCGCAGGACACCTACACGGGTTGCGCTCCCGGCGTGAACGGCCAGGCGATCGCGACTAGGAATACCAGTCAGTTCAACGTTACCAACCGCACCCAGGCGACGACGTGTGACTTGCTCGGCAACAACAATCTCAACGGCGTCGTGCCGACCGTCGGCGGCGTCGCCGGCACGAGCAACACCACCGCGTTCTCGCTCAACCACGTCCCGGACATCATTGGCAAGGCGGCCTACGAGGCGAAACTCGCCGACCGCGACGTCCACCTCGAAGGCTTCGGCATGTACCGCGATCTCTACGATCGCGTGTCGACCGTGAACACGGTCGCCGCCACTCCTGCGCAGCCTTTGCATACCACAGCAGCCGCCTCGAACTTCGACTCGACGGGCTACGGCGTCGGCGGCAGCGTGATCGCCGCCTTGCTGCCGAAGAAGCTCGACTTCCAGGCGTCGGTGATGACCGGCCGCGGCATCGGCTCCTACGGAACGGCGCAGTTCACAGACGCGACCTTCTCGCCGAACGGCCAGGCCTCGCCGCTCAAGGAGACGATGCTGCTGGGCGGCCTGACCGCGCACGTGACGCCCGCGATCGACGTCTACGCCTTCGGCGGCGAGGAAGTCGTTCAGCCCGATTACTATCGCACGACCGGAAACGGCTTCGTCGCCGCCGGCACACAGCTTCCGGGCTACGCTGGCTACGGTGCGCCGACCGCCAACAACACGGGCTGCTTCAATACGATCGCCGCCACGACGTTCACGAACGTGGGCTGTGCCGGCAATGCCAAGCGCGTGTGGCAGATCACCGGCGGCATGTGGGACAAGCTCTACAAGGGCTCGTTCGGCGAGGTCCGCGTCGGCGTGCAGTACTCCTACACGCAGCGCGAACTCTTCGCAGGCAGCGGAAGCCTTGCGGCAGGCAATGGCCAGGCTGGCGCGTTCCAGACCCCGTTCCGCGGTTCGCCGCACCAGAACGAGAACACCATCCTGACCAGCCTGCGCTACTACCCCTTCCAGTAA
- a CDS encoding Alpha/beta hydrolase fold protein (ID:RHAL1_03660;~source:Prodigal:2.6) codes for MQRMTTPDGVTIAYIDEPPTGPDRGAPILLIHGFASSHAVNWVFPTWVKTLTGDGRRVILYDVRGHGRSDKPYEVAAYEVQKLAAEALALMDHLRLGRIDIMGYSMGARIAAFLQRLAPERVRSLVLGGLGMGLVEGGTLPMGIADAMDAPALESLTDPHQRMFRAFADATKSDRRALAACIRGARALMPADEVAQIDCPTLVCVGTTDDIAGDPGGLAALMPQARAFDIEGRDHNKAVGDKTYKTAVLDFLVERA; via the coding sequence ATGCAGCGCATGACCACGCCCGACGGCGTCACCATCGCCTACATCGACGAGCCGCCGACCGGCCCCGATCGGGGTGCGCCGATCCTGCTCATCCACGGCTTCGCCTCGAGCCACGCCGTCAACTGGGTCTTCCCGACCTGGGTGAAGACGCTGACCGGCGACGGACGGCGGGTGATCCTCTACGACGTGCGCGGGCACGGGCGCAGCGACAAGCCCTACGAGGTCGCCGCCTACGAGGTGCAGAAGCTCGCCGCCGAGGCGCTGGCGCTGATGGACCACCTGCGGCTCGGCCGCATCGACATCATGGGCTACTCGATGGGGGCGCGGATCGCCGCTTTCCTGCAGCGCCTGGCGCCGGAGCGGGTGCGATCGCTCGTCCTCGGCGGGCTCGGGATGGGGCTCGTCGAGGGCGGCACGTTGCCGATGGGCATCGCCGATGCCATGGACGCGCCGGCGCTGGAGAGCCTGACCGACCCGCACCAGCGCATGTTCCGCGCCTTCGCCGACGCGACGAAGAGCGACCGGCGGGCGCTCGCCGCCTGCATCCGCGGCGCGCGCGCCCTGATGCCGGCCGACGAGGTGGCGCAGATCGACTGCCCGACCCTCGTCTGCGTCGGCACGACCGACGACATCGCCGGTGACCCGGGCGGCCTCGCCGCTCTGATGCCGCAGGCGAGAGCCTTCGACATCGAGGGGCGCGACCACAACAAGGCGGTCGGCGACAAGACCTACAAGACGGCCGTTCTCGATTTCCTCGTAGAACGCGCGTAG
- the cysE gene encoding serine acetyltransferase (ID:RHAL1_03661;~source:Prodigal:2.6) — MAGTAQSNVVSLSEHDPVFTRMQSEAHEIIRREPEIAGFIYSTVLNHETLESMVVHRVAARLAHADVPADLIRQAYTDIVAEDPSFAEAFRADLLAVFDRDPACTRLIQPILYFKGFHAIQAHRLAHALWNAGRHDFALYLQSRSSVIFQTDINPEAKIGKGVFLDHATGLVVGATAVIEDDVSMLQDVTLGGTGKDSGDRHPKVRHGVLIGAGAKILGNIEVGYCARIAAGSVVLHPVPHNKTVAGVPARIVGEAGCAEPARTMDQILAAKPTLEMYEGRSVIEPRR, encoded by the coding sequence ATGGCCGGCACCGCACAGAGCAATGTCGTCTCGCTGAGCGAGCATGATCCCGTCTTCACGCGCATGCAGAGCGAGGCGCACGAGATCATCCGCCGCGAGCCCGAGATCGCCGGGTTCATCTACTCGACGGTGCTCAATCACGAGACGCTGGAAAGCATGGTGGTGCATCGCGTGGCGGCCCGCCTCGCGCACGCCGACGTGCCCGCCGATCTCATCCGCCAGGCCTATACCGACATCGTCGCAGAAGACCCGTCGTTTGCCGAGGCCTTCCGCGCCGACCTGCTCGCGGTGTTCGATCGCGACCCCGCCTGCACGCGGCTGATCCAGCCGATTCTCTACTTCAAGGGCTTCCACGCGATCCAGGCGCACCGCCTCGCGCACGCGCTGTGGAACGCCGGCCGGCACGACTTCGCGCTCTACCTGCAGAGCCGCTCCTCGGTCATCTTCCAGACCGACATCAATCCCGAAGCCAAGATCGGCAAGGGCGTGTTCCTCGATCACGCCACGGGGCTCGTCGTCGGCGCGACCGCGGTCATCGAGGACGACGTCTCGATGCTGCAGGATGTGACGCTCGGCGGCACCGGCAAGGATTCCGGCGACCGCCACCCGAAGGTGCGCCACGGCGTGCTGATCGGGGCCGGCGCCAAGATTCTCGGCAACATCGAGGTCGGCTATTGCGCGCGCATCGCCGCCGGCTCGGTGGTGCTGCATCCCGTTCCACACAACAAGACGGTGGCGGGCGTTCCGGCCCGCATCGTCGGCGAGGCCGGCTGCGCCGAGCCCGCGCGCACCATGGACCAGATCCTGGCCGCCAAGCCCACCCTCGAGATGTACGAGGGGCGCTCGGTGATCGAGCCGCGGCGCTAG
- the cobF gene encoding Precorrin-6A synthase [deacetylating] (ID:RHAL1_03664;~source:Prodigal:2.6), which produces MRRIRIIGIGAGDPDHVTVQAVKALNAVDVFFMPDKGSEKADLKRLRLEICERHIAHRNYRTQGFDVPRRDRSPSYRDDVATWHAAIQDIYERMLMDELQDGECGAFLVWGDPSLYDSTIRVIEMLHAKGLPFEYDVIPGISSVQALAAAHRIPLNEISEPVAIVPGRRLEDTLAKGVDSLVVVLDGDAAYRRAAGDFDIYWGAYVGTEDQRLVSGRLAEVADEIEATRLRARAAKGWIMDTYLLRRRSGEG; this is translated from the coding sequence ATGCGTAGAATCCGCATCATCGGGATTGGCGCCGGCGACCCCGACCACGTGACGGTGCAGGCGGTCAAGGCGCTGAACGCGGTCGACGTCTTCTTCATGCCCGACAAGGGCTCGGAGAAAGCGGACCTGAAGCGGCTGCGCCTGGAGATCTGCGAGCGCCACATCGCGCACAGGAACTATCGGACGCAAGGGTTCGACGTGCCGCGGCGGGACCGCTCGCCGTCCTATCGCGACGACGTCGCGACCTGGCATGCGGCGATCCAGGACATCTACGAACGGATGCTGATGGACGAGCTGCAGGACGGCGAATGCGGCGCCTTCCTCGTCTGGGGCGATCCGTCCCTTTACGACAGCACGATCCGGGTGATCGAGATGCTGCACGCGAAGGGGCTGCCCTTCGAGTACGACGTCATTCCCGGCATCAGCAGCGTCCAGGCGCTCGCGGCGGCGCATCGTATCCCGCTGAACGAGATCAGCGAGCCGGTCGCGATCGTCCCGGGGCGCCGGCTCGAGGACACTCTCGCCAAAGGCGTCGACAGTCTCGTCGTCGTCCTCGACGGCGACGCCGCCTACCGACGCGCAGCCGGGGACTTCGACATCTACTGGGGCGCCTACGTCGGAACCGAGGACCAGCGCCTGGTGTCGGGGCGTCTCGCCGAGGTTGCGGATGAGATCGAGGCGACCCGCCTACGCGCCAGGGCGGCGAAAGGCTGGATCATGGATACCTACCTCCTGCGCAGACGTAGCGGCGAAGGCTAG
- a CDS encoding hypothetical protein (ID:RHAL1_03659;~conserved exported protein of unknown function;~source:Prodigal:2.6), with amino-acid sequence MTLRLPSLAFALALLAGPAAAMPDTFFARVETLASIETVNAEILASSSATRALEHWCQVHAMAPDPKIHAELVRGEDAPLDEAGRRRLGLAAEPVKYRRVRLTCGGHVLSEADNWYVPSRLTPEMNHVLETTDTPFGKAVAALRFTRQTFAVDGVWSPLPEDWQIRPPMSDHADAQLAIPRILFTHHAVLYDASHRPFSEVAEHYTSELLDFMHPARP; translated from the coding sequence GTGACCCTTCGCCTCCCGTCCCTCGCGTTCGCGCTCGCGCTCTTGGCCGGCCCCGCCGCCGCCATGCCCGACACCTTTTTCGCCCGGGTCGAGACCCTGGCCTCGATCGAGACGGTGAACGCGGAGATTCTCGCCAGCTCGAGCGCGACGCGGGCGCTGGAGCACTGGTGCCAGGTGCACGCCATGGCGCCCGACCCCAAGATCCACGCTGAGCTGGTGCGCGGCGAGGACGCGCCGCTCGATGAGGCCGGCCGCAGGCGCCTGGGCCTTGCGGCGGAGCCGGTGAAATACCGTCGCGTGCGGCTCACCTGCGGCGGGCACGTGCTCTCCGAGGCCGACAACTGGTACGTGCCCTCGCGGCTGACGCCGGAGATGAACCACGTGCTGGAGACCACCGACACGCCGTTCGGCAAGGCGGTCGCGGCGCTGCGCTTCACGCGCCAGACCTTCGCGGTCGACGGCGTCTGGTCGCCGCTGCCCGAGGACTGGCAGATCCGGCCGCCGATGTCGGATCATGCCGACGCGCAGCTCGCGATCCCGCGCATCCTTTTCACTCATCACGCCGTGCTCTACGACGCGTCGCATCGCCCGTTCAGCGAGGTCGCCGAGCACTACACCAGCGAGCTGCTAGACTTCATGCACCCGGCGAGGCCCTAG
- a CDS encoding hypothetical protein (ID:RHAL1_03666;~conserved protein of unknown function;~source:Prodigal:2.6) — protein sequence MPGLTPFLDALRQPAFCCTNCGFWQRHFDRPSSCPMCLDARHVVPQDGWRFLSLTEAQAAWPSRFEELEPGAWRFWNDPVDGIGTSGYLLTSESGNVFFEGCSVFDEAALAQIDRLGGIDVLSASHPHSYGALWQLQDRFDPELALPAADFAWSAALRVTWPWDDELQPLPGFALHRTAGHFDGHAVLHDAGRRLVLCGDALKFELDAADRRRATTISAHKAFVRAVPLTPAELRRYRDVFARLDFTATWTPFEQVRNSGRDEALALIDAQLASRPHAEQVSLDALRSDRGGR from the coding sequence ATGCCCGGCCTCACGCCCTTCCTCGACGCGCTCCGCCAGCCGGCCTTCTGCTGCACGAACTGCGGCTTCTGGCAGCGCCATTTCGATCGCCCGTCCTCATGTCCGATGTGTCTCGACGCGCGTCATGTCGTGCCGCAGGACGGCTGGCGATTCCTGTCGCTCACGGAAGCGCAGGCCGCCTGGCCGTCGCGGTTCGAGGAGCTGGAGCCCGGCGCCTGGCGGTTCTGGAACGATCCCGTCGACGGCATCGGGACATCCGGCTACCTGCTGACGAGCGAGAGCGGCAATGTCTTCTTCGAAGGCTGCAGCGTCTTCGACGAAGCTGCACTCGCGCAGATCGACAGGCTCGGCGGCATCGACGTCCTCTCCGCGTCGCACCCGCATTCCTACGGCGCGCTCTGGCAGTTGCAGGATCGCTTCGATCCCGAGCTCGCCTTGCCCGCCGCCGACTTCGCGTGGTCGGCGGCGCTGCGGGTGACGTGGCCGTGGGACGACGAGCTGCAGCCGTTGCCCGGCTTTGCGTTGCATCGAACGGCCGGGCACTTCGACGGGCATGCCGTGCTGCACGACGCGGGCCGCCGCCTGGTGCTCTGCGGCGACGCGCTGAAGTTCGAGCTCGACGCCGCCGATCGCCGCCGCGCGACGACGATCTCCGCCCACAAGGCCTTCGTGCGCGCCGTGCCGCTGACGCCAGCAGAGCTGCGCCGCTACCGCGACGTCTTCGCGCGACTCGACTTCACAGCGACCTGGACACCGTTCGAGCAGGTCCGAAACAGCGGGCGGGACGAGGCCCTGGCGCTGATCGACGCGCAGCTCGCGTCGCGGCCGCATGCCGAGCAGGTCTCGCTCGACGCATTGCGGTCCGATCGCGGCGGACGGTGA